A window of Gemmatimonadota bacterium contains these coding sequences:
- the rplL gene encoding 50S ribosomal protein L7/L12, whose protein sequence is MANTTLSKDDILEAIGNMSVIELADLIESFKTKFNVTISAVAAGGPAGGAPAAAAEEKTEFDVVLKEAGAKKIQVIKVVRELTGLGLKEAKDMVDGAPQTLKAGVSKDEAAAVKAKLEAEGAVVEIK, encoded by the coding sequence ATGGCTAACACGACCCTTTCGAAGGACGACATCCTCGAGGCGATCGGCAACATGTCGGTCATCGAGCTCGCCGACCTGATCGAATCGTTCAAGACGAAGTTCAACGTGACCATCTCGGCCGTCGCCGCGGGTGGCCCGGCCGGTGGCGCTCCCGCCGCCGCCGCCGAGGAGAAGACCGAGTTCGACGTCGTGCTCAAGGAAGCGGGCGCGAAGAAGATCCAGGTCATCAAGGTGGTTCGCGAGCTCACCGGCCTTGGCCTGAAGGAAGCCAAGGACATGGTCGACGGCGCCCCGCAGACGCTGAAGGCCGGCGTCTCGAAGGACGAGGCCGCGGCCGTCAAGGCCAAGCTCGAGGCCGAAGGCGCCGTCGTCGAGATCAAGTAA
- the rpoB gene encoding DNA-directed RNA polymerase subunit beta, with translation MITQISFGKLEHGMQMPHLLDIQTRAFESLLQLDAAANNREDVGLERVFKDLFPITDVHENFSLDFKRYTLGEPKYSVEECIERDMTYSAPLKATLVLTVFEENPADEKKKRVKNQIEKEVYLGELPLLTPLGTFVINGAERVIVSQLHRSPGVVFEESTHPNGQRLISSRIIPFRGSWVEFTVDIHDVVFVHIDKKKKFPATALLRAFGYGQNADIYRLFFGIRELDLTKRKEGRDREVIGAIIAEAVELPGEATAEDAPKAKTKKARAERERAEANLLVKEGDELTEEVYNRLRRQKIDKIKVFASYQSVDLRDELDAFEREERAHPRVLAMDVINAEDGEILAETGQALNVTLVKRLRKANVSKVSCFVASGRAESMLIKNTLAKDPTKSEDEALKQIYSLLRPGDAPNKETAKQALERLFFSPKRYDLGRVGRYKINQRLHLPTPASTTVLETNDFVAIIRYLVELHEGRGHVDDIDHLGNRRIRSVGELIANQFSVGLSRMARLVKERMSINQDSEKISLDDLVNARTVSAVIQAFFGSSQLSQFMDQTNPLAELTHKRRLSALGPGGLTRERAGFEVRDVHYSQYGRMCPIETPEGPNIGLITSLATFARVNDLGFIETPYRVVKNGKATNEIAWLDANREEEAVIAQANARLNEDGSFIDDLILCRQQADVPLLNPSRVDYMDVAPEQLVSIAAALIPFLEHDDANRALMGSNMQRQAVPLLNPQTPFVGTGLEEKVAVDSGAVIISKRAGVVTRVTADEIIVDAGAGNKANRDAAAPLQRLTQQDRYKLKKYRRTNQDTALNQRPLVVQGQKVKAGDVLADGAGTQFGQLALGSNVTVAFMPWYGHNFEDAIVLSERLVKDDVYSSIHIQEHELHVRDTKRGQEEITREIPNVSEESLVDLDERGIVRIGAHVRPGDILVGKITPKGETELSPEEKLLTAIFGEKAKDVKDSSLKVSPGVEGVVIDVKIFSRVEDQVVEKDRGERIGEVRRLEGEEKVRVNDVRDDEIKALLVGQKVSLALQNGTVEEAIPAGTVLTEAMLRDLRLITLDLKTFRVEDKKVNAAVREIIDAADAVKARIEEKAEERIDRILQPDELPPGVIQLVKVYLAEKRKISVGDKMAGRHGNKGIVARIVPEEDMPFLPDGRPVDIVLNPLGVPSRMNVGQILETHLGWAAKILGFYAKTPVFQGANEREIGLCLRLSGLEWVKGSLRLSADAPTPSADELRVILDDQRPAVEDAEKVELLHDATINALNARGTSAESKAVYQRIYDYLVASAKELAAREAEATTHAVAFHEASIAAEDTPANQKAEFKKAMKDLEKRTALDAAGLLEAMGLPALSAMLGKKSEADVDAAAVELIKAGGLLPGGKIRLRDGRTGEGFSNPVTVGQVYMLKLSHLVDDKIHARSIGPYSLVTQQPLAGKAQFGGQRFGEMEVWALEAYGAAHTLQEILTVKSDDVNGRSRVYEAIVKGQNLPEPGTPESFNVLVKELQALGIHVTMDSHAEGGHQGMGGSFGPGSED, from the coding sequence ATGATCACGCAGATCTCCTTCGGAAAGCTCGAGCACGGCATGCAGATGCCGCACCTGCTCGACATCCAGACTCGCGCCTTCGAGTCGCTCCTCCAGCTCGACGCCGCGGCCAACAACCGCGAGGACGTCGGGCTCGAGCGCGTCTTCAAGGACCTGTTCCCGATCACCGACGTCCACGAGAACTTCTCGCTGGACTTCAAGCGCTACACCCTCGGCGAGCCGAAGTACTCGGTCGAGGAGTGCATCGAGCGCGACATGACGTACTCGGCGCCCCTCAAGGCGACCCTCGTCCTCACCGTGTTCGAGGAGAACCCGGCCGACGAGAAGAAGAAGCGCGTCAAGAACCAGATCGAGAAGGAGGTCTATCTCGGCGAACTGCCGCTGCTGACCCCCCTCGGCACCTTCGTCATCAATGGCGCCGAACGCGTCATCGTCAGCCAGCTGCACCGCTCGCCGGGTGTGGTCTTCGAGGAGTCGACGCACCCCAACGGGCAGCGCCTGATCTCGTCGCGCATCATCCCGTTCCGCGGCTCCTGGGTCGAGTTCACGGTCGACATCCATGATGTCGTCTTCGTCCACATCGACAAGAAGAAGAAGTTCCCGGCCACGGCGCTCCTCCGCGCCTTCGGCTACGGGCAGAACGCCGACATCTACCGGCTCTTCTTCGGCATCCGCGAACTCGACCTCACCAAGCGCAAGGAAGGCCGTGACCGCGAGGTCATCGGTGCCATCATCGCCGAGGCCGTCGAGCTCCCGGGCGAGGCGACCGCCGAGGACGCCCCCAAGGCCAAGACGAAGAAGGCCCGCGCCGAGCGTGAGCGCGCCGAGGCCAACCTCCTCGTCAAGGAAGGCGACGAGCTGACGGAAGAGGTGTACAACCGCCTTCGCCGCCAGAAGATCGACAAGATCAAGGTCTTCGCCTCGTACCAGTCGGTCGACCTCCGCGACGAACTCGACGCGTTCGAGCGCGAGGAGCGCGCCCATCCGCGCGTGCTCGCGATGGACGTGATCAACGCCGAGGACGGCGAGATCCTGGCCGAGACCGGCCAGGCCCTCAACGTCACGCTCGTCAAGCGCCTCCGGAAGGCGAACGTGAGCAAGGTCTCGTGCTTCGTGGCCTCGGGCCGCGCCGAGAGCATGCTCATCAAGAACACGCTCGCCAAGGACCCGACCAAGTCCGAGGACGAGGCCCTCAAGCAGATCTACTCGCTCCTCCGCCCGGGCGACGCCCCGAACAAGGAGACGGCGAAGCAGGCGCTCGAGCGGCTCTTCTTCTCGCCCAAGCGGTACGACCTCGGCCGCGTGGGGCGCTACAAGATCAACCAGCGCCTCCACCTCCCGACGCCGGCGAGCACCACGGTGCTCGAGACGAACGACTTCGTCGCGATCATCCGCTACCTCGTGGAGCTCCATGAGGGTCGCGGGCACGTGGACGACATCGACCATCTCGGCAACCGCCGCATCCGCTCGGTCGGCGAGCTCATCGCCAACCAGTTCTCCGTCGGCCTCTCGCGCATGGCGCGCCTGGTCAAGGAGCGCATGAGCATCAACCAGGACAGCGAGAAGATCTCGCTCGACGACCTCGTGAACGCGCGCACCGTCTCGGCGGTGATCCAGGCGTTCTTCGGCTCGTCGCAGCTCTCGCAGTTCATGGACCAGACCAACCCCCTCGCCGAGCTGACGCACAAGCGTCGTCTCTCGGCGCTCGGACCGGGCGGCCTCACGCGCGAGCGCGCGGGCTTCGAGGTCCGCGACGTGCACTACTCGCAGTACGGGCGCATGTGCCCCATCGAGACGCCGGAAGGCCCGAACATCGGCCTGATCACGTCGCTCGCGACGTTCGCGCGCGTCAACGACCTCGGCTTCATCGAGACGCCGTACCGCGTGGTGAAGAACGGCAAGGCGACGAACGAGATCGCCTGGCTCGACGCGAATCGTGAGGAGGAGGCGGTGATCGCGCAGGCGAACGCGCGCCTCAACGAGGACGGCTCGTTCATCGACGACCTCATCCTCTGCCGACAGCAGGCGGACGTGCCGCTGCTCAACCCGTCGCGCGTCGACTACATGGACGTCGCGCCGGAGCAGCTCGTCTCGATCGCCGCGGCGCTCATCCCGTTCCTCGAGCATGACGACGCGAACCGCGCGCTCATGGGCTCCAACATGCAGCGCCAGGCGGTGCCGCTCCTCAACCCGCAGACGCCGTTCGTCGGCACGGGGCTCGAGGAGAAGGTGGCGGTGGACTCGGGCGCGGTGATCATCTCCAAGCGCGCGGGCGTGGTGACGCGCGTGACGGCGGACGAGATCATCGTCGACGCCGGCGCCGGCAACAAGGCGAACCGCGATGCCGCGGCCCCGCTGCAGCGCCTCACGCAGCAGGACCGCTACAAGCTCAAGAAGTACCGCCGCACCAACCAGGACACCGCGCTCAACCAGCGTCCGCTCGTCGTGCAGGGCCAGAAGGTGAAGGCCGGCGACGTGCTGGCCGATGGCGCCGGCACGCAGTTCGGCCAGCTCGCGCTCGGCTCGAACGTGACGGTGGCGTTCATGCCCTGGTACGGCCACAACTTCGAGGACGCGATCGTGCTCTCGGAGCGCCTGGTGAAGGACGACGTCTATTCGTCGATCCACATCCAGGAGCACGAGCTCCACGTCCGCGACACCAAGCGGGGCCAGGAGGAGATCACGCGCGAGATCCCGAACGTCTCGGAGGAGTCCCTCGTGGACCTCGACGAGCGCGGCATCGTGCGCATCGGCGCGCATGTGCGCCCGGGTGACATCCTCGTCGGCAAGATCACGCCGAAGGGCGAGACGGAGCTGTCGCCGGAAGAGAAGCTGCTCACGGCGATCTTCGGCGAGAAGGCGAAGGACGTGAAGGATTCGTCGCTCAAGGTGTCGCCGGGCGTCGAGGGCGTGGTGATCGACGTGAAGATCTTCTCGCGCGTCGAGGACCAGGTCGTCGAGAAGGACCGCGGCGAGCGGATCGGCGAGGTGCGCCGCCTCGAGGGTGAGGAGAAGGTGCGCGTGAACGACGTGCGCGACGACGAGATCAAGGCCCTGCTCGTGGGCCAGAAGGTCTCGCTGGCGCTGCAGAACGGCACGGTGGAGGAGGCGATCCCGGCGGGCACGGTGCTCACCGAGGCGATGCTCCGCGACCTGCGCCTGATCACGCTCGACCTCAAGACGTTCCGGGTCGAGGACAAGAAGGTGAACGCGGCGGTGCGCGAGATCATCGACGCGGCCGACGCGGTGAAGGCCCGCATCGAGGAGAAGGCCGAGGAGCGGATCGACCGCATCCTCCAGCCGGATGAGCTGCCCCCGGGCGTCATCCAGCTGGTGAAGGTCTACCTGGCCGAGAAGCGCAAGATCTCGGTCGGCGACAAGATGGCCGGCCGTCACGGCAACAAGGGTATCGTCGCCCGCATCGTGCCCGAGGAGGACATGCCGTTCCTCCCCGACGGCCGTCCGGTCGACATCGTGCTCAACCCGCTCGGCGTGCCGTCGCGCATGAACGTGGGCCAGATCCTCGAGACCCACCTCGGGTGGGCGGCGAAGATCCTCGGGTTCTACGCGAAGACGCCGGTGTTCCAGGGCGCGAACGAGCGCGAGATCGGGCTCTGCCTGCGCCTCTCGGGCCTCGAGTGGGTGAAGGGGTCGCTGCGGCTCTCCGCGGATGCCCCGACGCCGAGCGCGGACGAGCTCCGGGTGATCCTCGACGACCAGCGTCCGGCGGTGGAGGACGCGGAGAAGGTCGAGCTGCTGCATGACGCGACGATCAATGCCTTGAACGCGCGCGGGACGAGCGCGGAGTCGAAGGCGGTGTACCAGCGGATCTACGACTATCTCGTGGCGTCGGCGAAGGAGCTGGCGGCGCGCGAGGCGGAGGCGACCACGCATGCGGTCGCGTTCCACGAGGCGTCGATCGCGGCCGAGGACACGCCGGCGAACCAGAAGGCGGAGTTCAAGAAGGCGATGAAGGACCTCGAGAAGCGCACGGCGCTCGACGCCGCGGGGCTGCTCGAGGCGATGGGATTGCCGGCGTTGTCGGCGATGCTCGGCAAGAAGAGCGAGGCCGACGTCGATGCGGCGGCGGTGGAACTCATCAAGGCGGGCGGGCTGCTGCCGGGCGGGAAGATCCGCCTGCGCGACGGTCGCACCGGCGAAGGGTTCTCGAACCCGGTGACGGTGGGCCAGGTCTACATGCTGAAGCTCAGCCACCTGGTCGACGACAAGATCCACGCCCGGAGCATCGGACCGTACTCCCTCGTCACCCAGCAGCCGCTGGCGGGCAAGGCGCAGTTCGGCGGCCAGCGCTTCGGCGAGATGGAAGTGTGGGCGCTCGAGGCGTACGGCGCCGCGCACACCCTGCAGGAGATCCTGACGGTGAAGTCGGACGACGTGAACGGTCGCTCGCGCGTGTACGAGGCGATCGTGAAGGGGCAGAACCTGCCGGAGCCCGGCACCCCCGAGTCGTTCAACGTGCTCGTGAAGGAACTGCAGGCGCTCGGCATCCACGTGACGATGGATTCGCACGCTGAAGGAGGCCACCAGGGGATGGGTGGCAGCTTCGGCCCAGGCAGCGAGGACTGA